The Actinobacillus equuli genome includes a window with the following:
- the rpsM gene encoding 30S ribosomal protein S13 produces MARIAGINIPDQKHTVIALTAIYGIGKTRAKAICAATGIAEDVKIRELSEEQIEKLREEVGKFTVEGDLRREVTLSIKRLLDLGCYRGLRHRRSLPVRGQRTKTNARTRKGPRKPIKK; encoded by the coding sequence GTGGCCCGTATTGCAGGCATTAACATTCCTGATCAAAAACACACTGTAATCGCATTAACTGCAATTTACGGTATCGGTAAAACTCGTGCTAAAGCTATCTGTGCAGCAACGGGTATTGCTGAAGATGTAAAGATCAGAGAATTGTCTGAAGAGCAGATTGAAAAACTGCGTGAAGAAGTTGGTAAATTTACTGTCGAAGGTGATTTACGTCGTGAAGTAACATTAAGCATCAAACGTCTTTTAGACTTAGGTTGCTACCGTGGTTTACGTCATCGTCGTAGTTTACCAGTACGTGGTCAACGTACTAAGACTAATGCGCGTACTCGTAAGGGTCCACGCAAACCGATCAAAAAATAA
- a CDS encoding ribosomal protein uL16 3-hydroxylase, which translates to MNIPFCLPENISPETFLRDYWQKRPLLIRNGLPQIVGLFEPEDIMELALEEEITARLIKCENEQWSVKTSPFTESDLQDLPAQFSVMVQNLEQWSPELGALWQAFSFLPQWQRDDIMVSCSPKGGTVGKHYDEYDVFLVQGYGQRRWQLGKWCDPSTEFKPNQPIRIFDDMGELVLDEVMNPGDVLYVPSRMAHYGVSETEGLTFSFGLRYPNAADLLENFCKTLEHHSEVIAGSEFNIPFRLAPHEQPNALLDPKMVKVLKHQLIDLLQNSDQFDEIFTHSVATAVSSRRYDLLQTDNEYYPDEVQGILEEGGWIQQDANVKMLYTENPQRIYVNGEWIDELNEAEQNLLIRIANGDAISWNKLASKVKNQEELELLLDTICDWLDSGWVILEESE; encoded by the coding sequence ATGAACATTCCATTCTGCTTACCTGAAAATATTAGCCCGGAAACTTTCTTACGTGATTATTGGCAAAAACGACCGCTGTTAATCCGTAACGGCTTACCGCAAATTGTCGGATTATTCGAGCCGGAAGATATTATGGAGTTAGCGTTAGAAGAGGAAATCACTGCTCGCTTAATCAAATGTGAAAATGAGCAATGGTCGGTCAAAACCAGTCCGTTTACGGAAAGTGATTTACAAGATTTGCCGGCGCAATTCTCAGTTATGGTACAAAACTTAGAGCAATGGTCACCGGAACTCGGTGCATTGTGGCAAGCGTTTAGCTTCTTACCGCAATGGCAACGTGACGACATTATGGTCTCTTGCTCACCTAAAGGTGGTACGGTCGGTAAACATTATGATGAATACGATGTTTTTCTCGTGCAAGGTTACGGTCAGCGCCGTTGGCAACTCGGTAAATGGTGCGATCCTTCCACCGAATTTAAACCAAACCAACCTATCCGTATTTTCGATGATATGGGCGAATTGGTGTTAGATGAAGTGATGAATCCGGGCGATGTGCTTTATGTGCCTTCTCGTATGGCTCACTATGGTGTATCGGAAACCGAAGGGCTAACATTCTCATTCGGTTTACGCTACCCGAATGCGGCGGATTTACTCGAAAACTTCTGCAAAACATTGGAACACCATTCGGAAGTGATTGCCGGCTCGGAATTTAATATCCCGTTCCGCCTTGCACCGCATGAACAACCGAATGCGTTACTTGATCCGAAAATGGTAAAAGTGTTGAAGCATCAATTAATCGACTTATTACAAAACTCTGATCAATTTGATGAAATCTTTACTCACAGCGTTGCTACTGCGGTAAGTTCTCGTCGTTACGATCTACTACAAACGGATAACGAATACTATCCGGATGAAGTACAAGGTATTTTGGAAGAAGGCGGTTGGATTCAACAAGATGCGAATGTCAAAATGCTCTATACCGAAAATCCGCAACGTATTTATGTAAACGGTGAATGGATTGACGAACTAAATGAAGCGGAACAAAACTTGTTAATTCGTATTGCCAACGGTGATGCAATCTCTTGGAACAAGCTAGCGTCAAAAGTGAAAAACCAAGAAGAGCTTGAATTATTGTTAGATACTATTTGTGATTGGCTCGATAGCGGTTGGGTGATTTTAGAAGAATCGGAATAA
- the rimM gene encoding ribosome maturation factor RimM (Essential for efficient processing of 16S rRNA), with product MSEQKIEVVGKLGSTYGIRGWLRLYSSTEETESIFDYQPWFLKIKGQWQPIELESWRYHSNDLIVKLKGTDDRESAQLLTNAEIGVDLSVFPELEEGDYYWHDLIGCQVVNLEGYTMGVVTELMETGSNDVLVVRANSKDAFGKQERLIPFLYEQVVKRVDLATKTITVDWDAGF from the coding sequence ATGAGCGAACAAAAAATTGAAGTTGTCGGAAAACTGGGGTCAACCTATGGGATTCGTGGCTGGTTACGCCTCTATTCATCAACTGAAGAAACTGAAAGCATTTTCGATTATCAGCCTTGGTTCTTAAAAATTAAGGGACAATGGCAACCAATCGAATTAGAAAGTTGGCGTTACCACAGCAATGATTTGATTGTGAAATTAAAAGGTACCGACGATCGTGAAAGCGCGCAGTTACTAACGAATGCCGAAATCGGTGTGGATTTATCTGTGTTTCCTGAATTGGAAGAAGGGGATTATTATTGGCACGATTTAATCGGCTGCCAAGTGGTAAATCTCGAAGGCTATACCATGGGCGTTGTGACTGAATTAATGGAAACAGGCTCAAATGATGTTTTGGTTGTACGCGCTAACAGTAAAGATGCTTTTGGTAAGCAAGAACGATTAATTCCGTTCTTATATGAACAAGTAGTTAAAAGAGTAGATCTCGCCACTAAAACAATTACGGTGGATTGGGACGCTGGTTTCTAA
- the rpsP gene encoding 30S ribosomal protein S16, translating to MVTIRLTRGGAKKRPFYQIVVADSRSPRDGRFIERIGFFNPLAAGQAERLRLDVAKVDAWVAKGAELSDRVASLVKEARKAA from the coding sequence ATGGTAACCATTCGTTTAACTCGTGGCGGAGCTAAAAAACGCCCATTCTATCAAATCGTGGTAGCAGACAGCCGTTCACCACGTGACGGTCGTTTCATCGAGCGTATCGGTTTCTTCAATCCATTAGCTGCAGGCCAAGCTGAACGTTTACGTTTAGACGTGGCTAAAGTTGATGCTTGGGTTGCTAAAGGTGCTGAGCTTTCAGACCGTGTTGCATCTTTAGTGAAAGAAGCTCGTAAAGCGGCTTAA
- the rpsD gene encoding 30S ribosomal protein S4, which produces MARYLGPKLKLSRREGTDLFLKSGVRAIESKCRNRLDVAPGQHGARKPRLSDYGSQLREKQKVRRIYGILERQFRNYYTEANRLKGNTGENLLVLLEGRLDNVVYRMGFAATRAEARQLVSHKSIVVNGRVVNIPSYQVSVDDVVAVREKSKKQARIKASLELATQREKPTWLEVDATKMEGVFKRTPERSDLSADINEHLIVELYSK; this is translated from the coding sequence ATGGCAAGATATTTGGGTCCTAAGCTCAAGCTAAGCCGTCGTGAAGGTACTGATTTATTCCTTAAATCAGGCGTTCGTGCGATTGAATCAAAATGTAGAAATCGTCTTGATGTAGCACCAGGTCAACACGGTGCACGCAAGCCACGTTTATCTGACTACGGTAGTCAGTTACGTGAAAAACAAAAAGTTCGCCGTATCTATGGTATCTTAGAACGTCAATTCCGTAATTACTATACAGAAGCAAACCGCTTAAAAGGTAATACCGGTGAGAACTTATTAGTATTATTAGAAGGTCGTTTAGACAACGTAGTTTACCGTATGGGTTTTGCTGCAACTCGTGCTGAAGCGCGTCAGCTTGTAAGCCACAAATCTATCGTAGTAAACGGTCGTGTAGTGAATATTCCTTCTTATCAAGTTTCTGTTGATGATGTAGTTGCTGTTCGTGAGAAATCTAAAAAACAAGCACGTATCAAAGCATCATTAGAATTAGCAACTCAACGTGAAAAACCAACTTGGTTAGAAGTTGATGCAACTAAGATGGAAGGTGTATTTAAACGTACTCCTGAACGCTCTGACTTATCAGCAGATATTAACGAACATCTGATCGTTGAGCTTTACTCTAAATAA
- a CDS encoding ABC transporter substrate-binding protein, translating to MKKQYFKHLIASTLLFAGVSAQAEVKVLQDVLDRQVKVDVPAKRIVLGFYYPDYIAATGSENFKNVVGISREFWEKFNPGSWTLFNKALPNLTEMADIGNINTGTFSLEKTLALKPDVLVLADWQYQTIAADIPRIEQAGIPIVVVDFNAQTVEKHTKSIQLFGQLAGTETRANQIANEYEQGIKAIQQRVAASGQKPPKIYVEFGNKGPAEYSFTFGKNMWGAIANTVGGDNIAAPFIENWGPINPEQFLASNPEVVIISGTEMGTDKNAEIMAMGINISEADAQKRLAGFTQRAGWSNVPAVKKGNVYGIYHTASRSITDLASAQFMAKTLYPEQFKDIDPEKTYLDFHRQYLPVVPQGTFFIKLK from the coding sequence ATGAAAAAGCAGTATTTTAAACATCTTATTGCCAGCACGTTACTATTTGCCGGAGTTTCGGCGCAAGCGGAAGTAAAAGTGTTACAAGACGTATTGGATCGCCAAGTGAAAGTTGATGTACCGGCGAAACGTATTGTGCTTGGTTTTTATTATCCGGATTATATTGCCGCAACCGGTTCGGAGAATTTTAAAAATGTTGTCGGTATTTCGCGTGAGTTTTGGGAAAAATTTAACCCCGGTAGCTGGACTTTATTTAATAAAGCATTACCGAATTTAACGGAAATGGCAGATATCGGTAATATCAATACTGGTACATTCTCGCTAGAAAAAACCTTAGCGTTAAAACCGGACGTATTGGTGTTAGCTGATTGGCAATATCAAACGATTGCCGCTGATATTCCTCGTATCGAACAAGCCGGGATTCCGATTGTTGTGGTGGATTTTAATGCGCAAACCGTAGAGAAACACACGAAAAGTATCCAACTTTTCGGACAACTCGCTGGCACGGAAACACGTGCAAATCAGATCGCCAACGAATATGAACAAGGAATTAAAGCGATCCAACAACGTGTAGCGGCAAGCGGTCAAAAACCACCGAAAATTTACGTTGAATTCGGCAACAAAGGTCCGGCGGAATATAGCTTCACTTTCGGTAAAAATATGTGGGGAGCGATTGCGAATACGGTTGGTGGCGACAATATTGCCGCACCGTTTATTGAAAACTGGGGGCCGATTAATCCGGAACAATTCTTAGCGTCTAATCCGGAGGTGGTGATTATTTCCGGTACGGAAATGGGCACCGATAAAAATGCCGAAATTATGGCGATGGGGATTAATATCAGTGAAGCGGATGCGCAAAAACGACTCGCCGGTTTTACTCAGCGTGCCGGCTGGTCGAACGTACCGGCGGTGAAAAAAGGCAATGTGTACGGTATTTATCACACAGCGTCTCGTTCTATTACCGACTTAGCCAGTGCGCAATTTATGGCGAAAACGCTTTATCCGGAACAGTTTAAAGATATTGATCCGGAGAAAACCTATTTGGATTTCCACCGCCAATATTTGCCAGTTGTACCGCAAGGCACATTTTTTATTAAGTTAAAATAA
- a CDS encoding DNA-directed RNA polymerase subunit alpha: protein MQGSVTEFLKPHLVNIEQISSTHAKVTLEPLERGFGHTLGNALRRILLSSMPGCAVTEVEIDGVLHEYSSKEGVQEDILEVLLNLKGLAVKVSNKDDIILTLNKSGIGPVTAADITHDGDVEIVNPNHVICHLTDKNASINMRIRVQRGRGYVPASARVHSQDEDRPIGRLLVDARFSPVDRIAYNVEAARVEQRTDLDKLIIEMETNGTIDPEEAIRRAATILAEQLDAFVDLRDVRQPEVKEEKPEFDPILLRPVDDLELTVRSANCLKAETIHYIGDLVQRTEVELLKTPNLGKKSLTEIKDVLASRGLSLGMRLENWPPASIAED from the coding sequence ATGCAGGGTTCTGTGACAGAATTTTTAAAGCCGCACTTAGTGAACATTGAACAAATCAGTTCAACTCACGCAAAAGTGACCTTAGAGCCGTTAGAACGTGGTTTTGGCCATACATTAGGTAACGCACTTCGTCGCATTTTACTTTCGTCTATGCCAGGCTGTGCAGTAACAGAAGTCGAAATTGATGGTGTATTACATGAATACAGCAGCAAAGAAGGCGTACAAGAAGATATTCTTGAAGTATTGTTAAACCTTAAAGGTCTAGCGGTAAAAGTGTCAAATAAAGATGATATCATCCTGACACTTAATAAGTCTGGAATTGGCCCTGTGACTGCAGCCGACATTACGCACGATGGTGACGTAGAAATTGTAAATCCAAATCACGTTATTTGTCATTTGACAGATAAAAACGCATCAATCAATATGCGTATCCGTGTTCAACGCGGTCGTGGTTATGTGCCAGCATCAGCTCGTGTACATTCTCAAGATGAAGATCGTCCAATCGGTCGTTTATTAGTTGACGCTCGTTTTAGCCCAGTAGATCGCATTGCTTATAATGTTGAAGCTGCTCGTGTAGAACAACGTACAGACTTAGATAAACTTATCATTGAGATGGAAACTAATGGCACAATCGATCCAGAAGAAGCCATTCGTCGTGCTGCAACGATTTTAGCAGAACAGCTAGATGCATTCGTTGATTTACGTGATGTTCGTCAGCCTGAAGTTAAAGAAGAAAAACCGGAGTTCGATCCGATTTTACTTCGTCCAGTAGATGACTTAGAGTTGACGGTTCGTTCTGCTAACTGTTTGAAAGCAGAGACAATTCACTATATCGGTGATTTAGTACAACGTACAGAAGTTGAGTTATTAAAAACACCTAACCTTGGTAAGAAATCACTTACTGAGATTAAGGATGTGCTTGCTTCTCGTGGCTTATCACTGGGTATGCGCCTTGAGAATTGGCCTCCAGCAAGTATTGCTGAAGACTAA
- a CDS encoding ABC transporter ATP-binding protein, with protein sequence MLKLANVHIKRGSLVIADQLDLSLEKGKVYTVLGPNGAGKSSLLKTIFGEIGCKGQIHYADQTLNKRAISAWRKRIGYMPQDTQVDASLTALEVILLGRMDALNMHVSDELLTEVATIMQKLGIAHLAHQDVMQLSGGQRQMVMFAQVLLRQPEILLLDEPVSALDMHHQINLLEHVCQYTQQNNLITIMVLHDLSLAAQFSDQVILLGNGKLQAFGDAKQVLQADLIRQLYNVEIEILYDSTGQPVIRPLRHSH encoded by the coding sequence ATGTTAAAACTTGCAAATGTACATATTAAGCGAGGCTCGCTTGTTATTGCCGACCAATTAGATTTATCGCTCGAAAAGGGCAAAGTCTATACAGTATTGGGCCCAAATGGGGCGGGCAAATCCTCACTATTAAAAACGATTTTTGGTGAAATCGGCTGTAAAGGGCAAATTCATTATGCGGATCAGACACTGAATAAACGAGCTATTTCGGCATGGCGTAAACGTATCGGCTATATGCCGCAAGATACACAAGTTGACGCATCGTTGACCGCATTAGAAGTGATTTTACTCGGCAGAATGGATGCACTAAATATGCATGTGAGTGACGAGTTGTTGACCGAAGTCGCCACCATTATGCAGAAACTCGGCATTGCACATCTCGCTCATCAAGATGTCATGCAGCTAAGTGGCGGACAGCGACAAATGGTGATGTTTGCCCAAGTATTATTGCGTCAGCCGGAAATCTTATTGTTGGATGAACCGGTCAGTGCGTTGGATATGCACCACCAAATCAATTTATTGGAACACGTTTGCCAATATACGCAACAAAATAATCTGATTACGATCATGGTATTGCATGACCTGAGCCTTGCCGCACAATTTTCTGATCAGGTGATTTTATTGGGTAACGGTAAATTACAAGCTTTCGGTGACGCAAAACAAGTGTTACAGGCTGATCTTATTCGTCAGTTGTATAACGTTGAGATTGAAATTTTATATGACAGTACCGGACAACCGGTGATTCGTCCGTTACGTCATTCGCATTAG
- a CDS encoding ABC transporter substrate-binding protein, with translation MLRAIKLTAVALATLSALSGLANAKPTEITDILERKVTVELPAKRVVLAFNYQDYMAVGGEKALDNVVGFSKAVWSDWAPASWAEFSKAVPKLNQLEDIGEVEVGTFSIEKILALKPDFVLMADWQFKALDSDLEPLETAGIPVVVVDYLAQTVDKHVKSTEIIGQLTGQEAKAKQLNDEYKAIVKDIQDRVARANLPKPKVYVEFGNKGPAEHSFTFGKSMWGAMIDLVGAENIAKNAVEFYSPINPELVIAAKPDVVIISGRETELKKNPEAMVAGFNIDKQEVQKRLAGFAKRPGWSELPAIKNQRLYGVYHANSRTLSDSASIQFVAKAIYPELFKDLDPTKTYQEFYRKNLPIVPQGTFYLYPESK, from the coding sequence ATGTTACGAGCAATAAAATTAACAGCAGTTGCATTGGCAACATTATCTGCATTATCCGGATTGGCTAATGCGAAGCCAACTGAAATTACCGATATACTTGAGCGAAAAGTGACGGTCGAGTTGCCGGCTAAACGAGTAGTACTGGCGTTTAATTACCAAGATTATATGGCTGTCGGTGGTGAAAAAGCATTAGATAATGTGGTTGGCTTTTCTAAAGCGGTTTGGTCTGATTGGGCGCCGGCAAGTTGGGCGGAATTTAGCAAAGCGGTACCGAAATTAAATCAGTTGGAAGATATTGGTGAAGTAGAAGTCGGGACTTTCTCGATCGAGAAAATTTTAGCGCTTAAACCGGATTTCGTGCTTATGGCGGATTGGCAATTTAAAGCGTTAGATTCCGATTTAGAACCGTTAGAAACAGCGGGGATTCCGGTCGTGGTGGTGGACTATTTAGCGCAAACGGTCGATAAACACGTTAAATCCACCGAGATTATCGGTCAATTAACCGGACAAGAAGCTAAAGCAAAACAGTTAAACGATGAATACAAAGCGATTGTGAAAGATATTCAAGATCGTGTTGCGAGGGCAAATTTACCGAAACCGAAAGTCTATGTTGAATTCGGTAATAAAGGGCCGGCGGAGCATAGTTTTACGTTCGGTAAAAGTATGTGGGGTGCAATGATTGATTTGGTCGGTGCGGAAAATATTGCAAAAAATGCGGTGGAATTTTATAGCCCGATTAACCCTGAATTAGTGATAGCGGCTAAACCGGATGTAGTGATTATTTCTGGACGCGAAACTGAATTGAAGAAAAATCCGGAAGCAATGGTGGCGGGCTTTAATATTGATAAACAAGAAGTGCAAAAACGCTTAGCTGGTTTTGCTAAACGTCCGGGCTGGTCTGAATTACCGGCAATTAAAAATCAGCGCTTATACGGTGTATATCATGCCAATTCTCGTACGCTTTCCGATAGTGCTTCAATTCAATTTGTGGCAAAAGCGATTTATCCGGAGTTATTCAAAGATTTAGACCCGACTAAAACTTATCAAGAGTTTTACCGTAAAAACTTACCTATCGTGCCGCAAGGGACTTTCTACCTCTATCCAGAGAGTAAATAG
- a CDS encoding pseudoazurin — translation MKKVLLATLLAFSGAVLAADHEVKMLDNGKDGGMVFEPGFLKAEVGDTVTFVPTNKGHWVQSKAVPEGAEKFLSKEDEQFSLTLTHEGVYVYVCPPHRMMNMSGIIQVGKPTNLENATKEVEKIEKRTTEHKGRLFEYLEQVK, via the coding sequence ATGAAAAAAGTATTATTAGCAACCTTACTCGCTTTTTCAGGCGCTGTGTTGGCTGCAGATCACGAAGTTAAAATGTTAGATAACGGTAAAGACGGTGGTATGGTGTTTGAACCGGGCTTTTTAAAAGCGGAAGTTGGCGATACGGTAACTTTCGTGCCGACTAATAAAGGTCATTGGGTGCAAAGTAAAGCAGTGCCGGAAGGCGCAGAGAAATTCCTCTCGAAAGAAGATGAACAATTTAGTTTAACGCTTACCCATGAAGGGGTTTACGTATATGTTTGCCCTCCACATCGTATGATGAATATGAGCGGTATTATCCAAGTAGGCAAACCGACCAATTTAGAAAATGCGACCAAAGAAGTTGAGAAAATTGAAAAGCGTACCACAGAGCATAAAGGCCGTTTATTTGAATATCTCGAGCAAGTGAAATAA
- the rpsK gene encoding 30S ribosomal protein S11, with the protein MAKTPVRARKRVKKQIADGVAHIHASFNNTIVTITDRQGNALAWATAGGSGFRGSRKSTPFAAQVAAERCAEAVKEFGLKNLEVMVKGPGPGRESTIRALNAAGFRITNITDVTPIPHNGCRPPKKRRV; encoded by the coding sequence ATGGCTAAAACACCAGTTCGCGCACGTAAGCGCGTTAAAAAACAGATTGCAGATGGCGTAGCTCATATCCACGCATCTTTCAATAACACAATCGTGACTATTACTGACCGTCAAGGTAACGCTCTAGCATGGGCAACTGCAGGTGGTTCAGGTTTCCGTGGTTCTCGTAAATCAACTCCGTTTGCTGCACAAGTTGCTGCAGAACGTTGTGCTGAAGCTGTTAAAGAATTCGGCTTAAAGAACTTGGAAGTTATGGTTAAGGGTCCGGGTCCAGGTCGTGAATCAACAATCCGTGCATTAAATGCTGCAGGTTTCCGTATCACGAACATTACTGATGTGACTCCGATTCCTCATAACGGTTGTCGTCCACCGAAAAAACGTCGCGTTTAA
- the rplS gene encoding 50S ribosomal protein L19, protein MSNIIKQIEQEQLKQNVPSFRPGDTLEVKVWVVEGSKRRLQAFEGVVIAIRNRGLHSAFTLRKVSNGVGVERVFQTHSPVIDSIFVKRKGAVRKAKLYYLRERSGKSARIKERLGE, encoded by the coding sequence ATGAGTAACATCATCAAACAAATCGAACAAGAACAGTTAAAACAAAACGTACCTAGCTTCCGTCCAGGTGACACATTAGAAGTTAAGGTATGGGTAGTAGAAGGTAGTAAAAGACGTTTGCAAGCGTTCGAAGGCGTGGTTATTGCAATTCGTAACCGTGGCTTGCACTCTGCATTCACTCTACGTAAAGTATCAAACGGCGTAGGCGTTGAACGTGTATTCCAAACTCACTCACCAGTAATTGACAGCATCTTTGTTAAACGTAAAGGTGCGGTACGTAAAGCTAAACTTTACTACTTACGTGAGCGTTCAGGTAAATCTGCACGTATCAAAGAGCGTCTTGGCGAATAA
- the trmD gene encoding tRNA (guanosine(37)-N1)-methyltransferase TrmD yields the protein MWIGIISLFPEMFKAITDFGVTGRAVKQDLLQIQCWNPRDFTFDKHKTVDDRPYGGGPGMLMMVQPLRDAIHAAKQAAKAEDGVEAKVIYLSPQGRKLDQQGVKTLASNQKLILICGRYEGVDERLIQTEVDEEWSIGDYVLTGGELPAMTLIDAVARFVPGVLGKQASADEDSFATGLLDCPHYTRPEMLDGIPVPEVLMSGHHENIRKWRLEQSLERTWLRRPELLDSLALTDEQRVLLAKIKKQHKIS from the coding sequence ATGTGGATTGGTATCATTTCACTGTTCCCTGAAATGTTTAAAGCAATTACCGATTTTGGGGTGACAGGACGTGCGGTAAAACAAGATCTTCTGCAAATTCAATGTTGGAATCCTCGTGATTTCACGTTTGATAAACATAAAACGGTTGATGATCGCCCTTATGGCGGTGGACCTGGAATGTTAATGATGGTGCAACCTTTGCGTGATGCGATTCATGCAGCGAAGCAAGCAGCAAAAGCAGAAGACGGTGTAGAGGCAAAAGTTATTTATCTCTCACCACAAGGGCGTAAGCTGGATCAACAAGGTGTGAAAACACTGGCTTCAAATCAGAAACTAATTTTAATTTGTGGACGATATGAAGGGGTTGATGAACGATTGATTCAAACTGAAGTTGATGAAGAATGGTCAATCGGTGATTATGTGCTTACAGGGGGCGAATTGCCGGCAATGACGTTAATTGACGCTGTTGCGAGATTTGTGCCCGGAGTGTTAGGCAAACAGGCCTCTGCAGATGAAGATTCATTTGCGACAGGTTTATTGGATTGTCCGCATTACACTCGTCCGGAAATGTTAGACGGTATTCCTGTTCCCGAAGTGCTGATGTCGGGTCACCACGAAAATATTCGTAAATGGCGATTAGAACAATCGCTTGAACGTACGTGGTTAAGACGCCCTGAGCTATTGGATAGCCTAGCTCTGACTGACGAACAACGCGTGTTGTTGGCTAAAATTAAGAAACAACACAAAATCAGTTAA
- the rplQ gene encoding 50S ribosomal protein L17, with amino-acid sequence MRHRKSGRQLNRNSSHRQAMFRNMASSLIGHEIIKTTLPKAKELRRVVEPLITLAKEDSVANRRLAFARTRNVETVAKLFNELGPRFAQRAGGYTRILKCGFRAGDNAPMAYIELVDRPEVAEAAAE; translated from the coding sequence ATGCGCCATCGTAAGAGTGGACGTCAATTAAACCGTAACAGCAGCCATCGCCAAGCGATGTTCCGTAATATGGCAAGTTCTTTAATCGGTCACGAGATCATTAAAACAACTTTACCTAAAGCTAAAGAGTTACGTCGTGTAGTTGAACCATTAATTACTTTAGCAAAAGAAGATAGCGTTGCAAATCGCCGCTTAGCTTTTGCTCGTACTCGCAACGTAGAAACAGTTGCTAAATTATTCAATGAATTAGGTCCACGTTTTGCACAACGTGCGGGTGGTTATACTCGTATCTTAAAATGTGGTTTCCGTGCAGGCGACAACGCACCAATGGCTTACATTGAGTTAGTTGACCGTCCAGAAGTTGCTGAAGCAGCTGCGGAATAA
- a CDS encoding FecCD family ABC transporter permease has protein sequence MSQTTIENIVQNQRKLERKRWFIVLTFLAISLIGLVFDIVTGPSMLPLDEVVKALLRFEDVETTTNVIVYDLRLPMALMALVVGAALGVGGAEIQTLLNNPMASPYTLGLAAAAGLGASTVIAFGGFGLPSAFAVPLGAFVMTMLASGILFVFASMRRFSSAMLVLVGIALLFLFQSLLSLIQFIAAPEISQQILFWLFGSLTKATWENLSIATVVTIVCVSLLAKDLWKLTALRLGEARALSLGINLQRLRLKTLVLVAIMTATAISFVGIIGFIGLVAPHVARMLLGEDQRFFLPGAMLIGAAFLSVASVLSKVIVPGALFPVGIITSFVGVPFFFWIVLTKK, from the coding sequence ATGAGTCAGACAACGATTGAAAACATCGTTCAAAACCAACGCAAGCTGGAACGCAAGCGTTGGTTTATCGTTCTTACTTTCCTTGCAATCAGTTTAATCGGTTTGGTATTTGATATTGTAACCGGTCCTTCTATGTTGCCATTGGATGAAGTGGTAAAAGCGTTATTACGTTTTGAAGATGTGGAAACTACCACGAATGTCATCGTTTATGACTTACGTTTACCCATGGCATTAATGGCGTTGGTCGTTGGGGCGGCATTAGGCGTTGGCGGAGCGGAGATTCAAACCTTGCTGAATAACCCGATGGCAAGCCCTTATACCTTAGGTTTAGCTGCAGCGGCAGGTTTAGGCGCTTCAACAGTAATTGCGTTTGGCGGTTTCGGCTTGCCTTCGGCATTTGCCGTACCATTAGGTGCTTTTGTGATGACCATGTTGGCATCCGGTATTTTGTTTGTGTTTGCTTCAATGCGCCGTTTTAGTTCGGCGATGTTGGTATTAGTCGGTATTGCGTTATTGTTTTTATTCCAATCACTGCTATCGTTGATTCAATTTATTGCCGCACCGGAAATTTCGCAACAAATTCTGTTCTGGTTGTTCGGTAGTTTAACCAAAGCGACTTGGGAAAACCTCTCGATTGCAACTGTGGTTACCATTGTGTGCGTTAGCTTACTGGCAAAAGATTTATGGAAATTGACCGCTTTACGTTTAGGTGAGGCACGTGCGCTGAGTCTAGGGATCAACTTGCAACGCTTGCGTTTAAAAACGTTAGTCTTGGTAGCGATTATGACTGCCACTGCGATTAGCTTTGTCGGCATTATCGGCTTTATCGGTTTGGTCGCACCGCACGTGGCGCGGATGTTATTGGGCGAAGATCAACGCTTTTTCCTGCCAGGTGCAATGCTGATCGGCGCGGCGTTTTTATCGGTTGCATCGGTATTATCCAAAGTGATTGTACCCGGCGCATTGTTTCCGGTGGGCATTATTACCTCATTTGTTGGCGTGCCTTTCTTCTTTTGGATTGTGCTTACTAAGAAATAA